From the Actinomycetota bacterium genome, one window contains:
- a CDS encoding VWA domain-containing protein, whose amino-acid sequence MEERVVEFVNALRGRGVSVSTAESIDALGAMAAVGLGDPETFKAALKAATVKRQRDAPIFDELFPLYFYGLESAGDAESLEEDLQERLEEAMRAFGQGRELNPMLQLVLTGRGGEWESFIRMAAGEVGTAQLATRMQVGMYTRRIFEAMDWQDMEDQLHELLEHLREEGWSEEDLQRLEEAFEANRDALRKQVRRYVEREQARNAERAPGTERLERLMGRPLAGLDEYELQQMRKAVDVLARKLRNRINLREKRTKRGKVDIKATLRRNMQHGGVPFELRLRRRRVEKAELMVLCDISSSVARVSQFMLQFVYTIQDCLAKVRSFVFVDDLGEVTEFFRDEDILKGVRRALTEAGITYNARSDFGEVFRLFCERHLQDVGYRTYILVIGDARNNYNDPGLRYLERIRDRAKGIIWLNPETRPFWDTGDSVMGEYLPYCREARVCRTLKDLEEAIGSLLL is encoded by the coding sequence TTGGAAGAAAGGGTAGTGGAGTTCGTCAACGCCCTGCGGGGCCGCGGGGTCTCCGTCTCCACCGCCGAGAGCATCGATGCCCTGGGGGCCATGGCGGCGGTGGGCCTGGGTGACCCCGAGACCTTCAAGGCGGCACTGAAGGCGGCCACGGTGAAGCGCCAGCGTGACGCCCCCATCTTCGATGAGCTCTTCCCCCTCTATTTCTACGGGCTGGAGAGCGCCGGGGATGCCGAGAGCCTGGAGGAGGACCTGCAGGAGCGCCTGGAGGAGGCCATGCGGGCCTTCGGGCAGGGGCGCGAACTCAACCCCATGCTGCAGCTGGTGCTCACGGGCAGGGGCGGGGAATGGGAGTCCTTCATCCGCATGGCCGCGGGGGAGGTGGGGACGGCCCAGCTGGCCACGCGCATGCAGGTGGGCATGTATACACGACGGATCTTCGAGGCCATGGATTGGCAGGACATGGAAGATCAGCTTCACGAGCTGCTGGAACATCTGCGCGAGGAGGGGTGGTCCGAGGAAGACCTGCAGCGTCTGGAGGAAGCCTTCGAGGCGAACCGCGACGCCCTCCGCAAGCAGGTGCGGCGCTACGTGGAGAGGGAACAGGCGCGCAACGCCGAGCGGGCTCCGGGCACGGAGCGCCTTGAGAGGCTCATGGGCCGCCCCCTGGCCGGTCTTGACGAGTACGAATTGCAGCAGATGCGCAAGGCGGTGGATGTGCTGGCGCGCAAGCTGCGCAACCGCATAAACCTGCGCGAGAAGCGCACCAAGAGGGGGAAGGTGGACATCAAGGCCACCCTGCGCCGCAACATGCAGCACGGAGGGGTGCCCTTCGAGCTGCGACTGAGGCGCAGGCGCGTGGAGAAGGCGGAGCTCATGGTGCTGTGCGACATCTCCTCGTCGGTGGCCAGGGTGAGCCAGTTCATGCTGCAGTTCGTGTACACCATCCAGGACTGCCTGGCCAAGGTGCGCAGCTTCGTCTTCGTGGACGACCTGGGGGAGGTGACGGAGTTCTTCCGCGACGAGGACATCCTCAAGGGGGTACGGCGCGCTCTCACCGAGGCCGGCATCACCTATAACGCCCGCAGCGACTTCGGTGAGGTGTTCCGCCTCTTCTGCGAGCGCCACCTGCAGGATGTGGGCTACCGCACCTATATCCTGGTCATAGGGGACGCCCGTAACAACTACAACGATCCCGGCCTGCGCTATCTGGAGCGCATCCGCGACCGGGCCAAGGGCATCATCTGGCTCAACCCCGAGACCCGACCATTCTGGGATACCGGGGACAGCGTGATGGGGGAATACCTGCCCTACTGCAGGGAGGCGCGGGTGTGCCGCACCCTCAAGGACCTCGAGGAGGCCATCGGGTCGCTGCTGCTCTGA
- the trxB gene encoding thioredoxin-disulfide reductase, with protein sequence MAGEAVDVVVVGGGPAGLTAGLYLARARMDVLLVEKQAPGGAPALTERIENYPGFPEGISGFELVERMRRQAEGFGLRISSFNPLEGLEDGGEVKKVRTAEEELSAHAVILAMGMRPAKLGVPGEEELHGRGVSYCATCDGAFFKDRVVAVVGGGNSAVEEALFLTRFARKVIIVHRRDRLRAGGVLEERALSDPKMEFAWKKTVKEIKGRERVTGLVLADVEGGPDTELEVDGVFLYVGNIPNTEEVRGTVELDERGFIRTDADLQTSIPGVFAAGDVRSGAVWQVAAAVGDGVRAALRAQFHVENLKGTAYI encoded by the coding sequence ATGGCCGGGGAAGCAGTTGACGTGGTGGTGGTGGGAGGAGGCCCCGCGGGGCTCACAGCGGGGTTGTACCTCGCCCGCGCTCGCATGGATGTGCTGCTGGTGGAAAAGCAGGCGCCGGGAGGGGCACCGGCGCTCACGGAGAGGATAGAGAACTACCCCGGTTTCCCGGAGGGGATATCCGGCTTCGAGCTCGTGGAGCGCATGCGCCGCCAGGCGGAGGGCTTCGGGCTGCGCATCAGTTCGTTCAACCCCCTGGAAGGGCTGGAGGACGGCGGCGAGGTGAAGAAGGTGCGCACCGCCGAGGAGGAGCTGTCCGCCCACGCGGTGATCCTGGCCATGGGGATGAGGCCCGCCAAGCTGGGGGTTCCGGGAGAGGAGGAGCTCCACGGCCGTGGCGTATCCTACTGCGCCACCTGCGATGGGGCCTTCTTCAAGGACAGGGTGGTGGCGGTGGTGGGAGGCGGAAACTCGGCGGTGGAGGAAGCGCTGTTCCTCACTCGCTTCGCGCGCAAGGTGATCATCGTGCACCGCCGCGACCGCCTGCGCGCCGGGGGGGTGCTGGAGGAGCGCGCTCTCTCCGATCCCAAGATGGAGTTTGCTTGGAAGAAAACGGTAAAGGAGATCAAGGGCCGGGAACGCGTCACCGGCCTGGTGCTCGCGGACGTGGAGGGAGGTCCGGATACCGAGCTGGAGGTAGACGGCGTCTTCCTTTACGTGGGGAACATCCCCAACACCGAGGAAGTGAGGGGAACGGTGGAGCTGGACGAGAGGGGCTTCATCAGGACCGACGCCGACTTGCAGACCAGCATCCCGGGAGTCTTCGCGGCCGGAGACGTGCGCTCCGGCGCCGTGTGGCAGGTGGCGGCGGCGGTGGGAGACGGCGTGCGGGCGGCGCTGCGGGCGCAGTTTCACGTGGAGAACCTGAAGGGGACGGCCTATATATAG
- the trxA gene encoding thioredoxin → MAGKVIELNDGNFEQEVLKSDLPTLVDFWAPWCGPCQMMGPVIEEAAAEWEGKIKVCKLNVDESMQVARRYEIQSIPTMILFQKGEPAKKIVGARPKKAFEEEFQAWL, encoded by the coding sequence TTGGCGGGCAAGGTGATAGAGCTCAACGACGGCAACTTCGAGCAGGAGGTCCTCAAGAGCGATCTTCCCACCCTGGTGGATTTCTGGGCGCCCTGGTGCGGACCCTGCCAGATGATGGGTCCGGTGATAGAGGAAGCGGCGGCGGAATGGGAAGGCAAGATCAAGGTCTGCAAGCTCAACGTGGACGAGTCCATGCAGGTGGCGCGCAGGTATGAGATCCAGTCCATTCCGACGATGATCCTCTTCCAGAAGGGGGAGCCCGCGAAGAAGATCGTGGGAGCCCGTCCCAAGAAGGCCTTCGAGGAAGAGTTCCAGGCCTGGCTCTGA
- a CDS encoding DUF3842 family protein: MKIAVVDGMGGSIGHQIILGLRKHLPEDTEIIALGANAIATGNMMKARANRGATGENAVRVCINEADVIMGSLSIIMPNAMMGELTPEMATAISSAPGRKILLPLTNPRIEVMGTSETPLPKLIEEAVEMVREMCMKEGGGDV, translated from the coding sequence ATGAAGATAGCGGTGGTGGACGGGATGGGGGGCTCCATCGGGCACCAGATCATCCTGGGCCTGAGGAAACATCTCCCTGAGGACACGGAGATCATCGCCCTGGGGGCGAACGCCATCGCCACCGGTAACATGATGAAGGCGAGGGCTAACCGCGGCGCCACGGGCGAGAACGCGGTACGGGTGTGCATTAACGAGGCGGACGTGATCATGGGAAGCCTTTCCATAATCATGCCCAATGCCATGATGGGAGAGCTGACGCCGGAGATGGCCACGGCCATCTCCTCGGCGCCCGGCCGCAAGATCTTGCTCCCCCTCACCAATCCTCGCATTGAGGTCATGGGGACGAGCGAGACGCCACTGCCCAAACTCATAGAGGAGGCGGTGGAGATGGTGAGGGAGATGTGCATGAAGGAAGGAGGCGGCGATGTGTGA
- a CDS encoding CooT family nickel-binding protein has protein sequence MCEAAVFFDREGKLEKVMDDVVEMRPEEGKLLLVDVFGEQKLVSARISRVDLMDHQVILREVAGREP, from the coding sequence ATGTGTGAGGCCGCGGTCTTCTTTGACCGGGAAGGCAAGCTGGAAAAAGTGATGGATGACGTGGTGGAGATGAGGCCCGAGGAGGGTAAGCTCCTCCTGGTGGACGTGTTCGGAGAGCAGAAGCTGGTCTCGGCGAGGATAAGCCGGGTCGACCTCATGGACCACCAGGTCATCCTGCGCGAGGTCGCGGGCCGAGAGCCCTGA
- a CDS encoding 2-hydroxyglutaryl-CoA dehydratase, producing MRGYLGVDVGSVSTNLVFLEESGEVAASVYLRTKGQPISAVQEGLRQLGAQLPAGVEVLGAGTTGSARHLSGVIVGADIVKNEITAHAVAALHVVPDVRTVLEIGGQDSKIIILQDGIVVDFAMNTVCAAGTGSFLDHQAARLNIPIEEFGAYALRAETGVQIAGRCSVFAESDMIHKQQVGHPVDSIILGLCEALVRNFLNNLAKGKSVEAPVVFQGGVAANVGMKRAFEEALGMEVVVPEHFAVMGAIGAALLARDLNPTATCFKGFRVTEIEYRTSSFNCKGCSNNCEIVKIMVEGDVLARWGGRCGKWELDLPGARTAGAAAR from the coding sequence TTGAGAGGTTATCTGGGCGTGGATGTTGGTTCGGTGAGCACCAACCTGGTGTTCCTGGAGGAGAGCGGCGAGGTCGCGGCCTCCGTGTACCTGCGCACCAAGGGTCAGCCCATCAGCGCCGTGCAGGAAGGCCTGCGTCAGCTGGGTGCCCAGCTCCCGGCCGGCGTGGAGGTGCTGGGGGCGGGGACCACCGGAAGCGCCCGCCACCTCAGCGGGGTGATCGTGGGAGCGGACATCGTGAAGAACGAGATCACCGCCCACGCCGTGGCCGCCCTGCACGTGGTGCCCGACGTTCGCACGGTGCTGGAAATCGGCGGGCAGGACTCCAAGATCATCATCCTCCAGGACGGCATCGTGGTCGATTTCGCCATGAACACGGTGTGCGCGGCGGGAACCGGCTCTTTCCTGGACCACCAGGCGGCGCGCCTCAACATCCCCATCGAGGAGTTCGGCGCCTACGCCCTGCGTGCGGAGACGGGAGTGCAGATCGCGGGGCGCTGCTCGGTGTTCGCGGAGTCGGACATGATCCACAAGCAGCAGGTGGGCCACCCGGTAGACAGCATCATCCTCGGGCTCTGCGAGGCCCTGGTGCGCAACTTCCTAAACAACCTGGCCAAGGGCAAGAGTGTGGAGGCGCCGGTGGTCTTCCAGGGCGGGGTGGCCGCCAACGTGGGCATGAAGAGGGCTTTCGAGGAGGCCCTGGGCATGGAGGTGGTGGTGCCCGAGCACTTCGCGGTGATGGGGGCCATCGGGGCCGCCCTGCTGGCCCGCGACCTCAACCCCACAGCCACCTGCTTCAAAGGGTTCCGGGTCACGGAGATCGAGTACCGCACCTCCAGCTTCAACTGCAAGGGCTGCTCCAACAACTGCGAAATCGTGAAGATCATGGTGGAGGGAGACGTGCTGGCGCGCTGGGGCGGGCGCTGCGGCAAGTGGGAGCTGGACCTTCCGGGAGCCCGGACTGCGGGCGCCGCCGCGAGATAG
- a CDS encoding radical SAM protein — translation MRGLSWKGGGRIYHNPPREREKDIDRFPHMYTVAEEFRIALRHRILNELRTYEDYIPGNGMLTARGCYGACTFCLDPVLWGRKTARHGTEYVRRVVEWCWDNYPDESRLFYFGDASFVTDRDWLFELLGMLRDIPYAYNAQTRVESLTPEVLRAMAECNFATVGMGAESFNHDVLRRTVRKRGGREEVLRAAREARRLGMRAILSFIVGLPGEGRDSLEETLETLRREGIKDAAFFPLVVFRGTELFERLAAERTPEEMEELRLTPWSEEYYMVGEEFPTVASLVRCADELNLRVREVP, via the coding sequence GTGCGGGGCCTGAGCTGGAAGGGCGGCGGCAGGATATATCACAATCCCCCGCGGGAGAGAGAGAAGGACATCGACCGCTTTCCCCACATGTACACGGTGGCGGAGGAGTTCAGGATCGCCCTGCGCCACCGCATCCTGAACGAGCTCCGGACCTACGAAGACTACATACCCGGAAACGGGATGCTCACCGCCAGGGGGTGCTACGGAGCCTGCACTTTCTGTCTCGACCCCGTGCTCTGGGGAAGGAAGACCGCACGCCATGGCACGGAGTACGTACGCCGGGTGGTGGAATGGTGTTGGGATAATTACCCAGACGAAAGCCGGCTCTTCTATTTCGGGGACGCCAGCTTCGTGACCGACCGCGATTGGCTGTTCGAGCTGCTGGGCATGTTGCGGGACATCCCCTATGCCTATAACGCCCAGACGCGCGTGGAATCCCTCACCCCCGAGGTGCTGCGCGCCATGGCCGAATGCAACTTCGCCACCGTGGGCATGGGAGCGGAGAGCTTCAACCATGACGTGTTGCGCCGTACGGTGAGGAAACGGGGCGGCCGCGAGGAGGTGCTGCGGGCGGCCAGGGAAGCGAGGCGTCTCGGGATGAGGGCCATACTCAGCTTCATCGTAGGCCTCCCCGGGGAGGGGCGCGACAGCCTGGAGGAGACCCTGGAGACGCTGCGGAGGGAGGGCATCAAGGACGCCGCCTTCTTCCCCCTGGTGGTCTTCCGCGGCACCGAGCTCTTCGAGCGCCTGGCGGCGGAGAGGACCCCGGAGGAGATGGAGGAGCTGCGCCTGACCCCCTGGTCGGAGGAGTACTACATGGTGGGGGAGGAATTCCCCACCGTGGCCTCGCTGGTGCGCTGCGCGGACGAGCTCAACCTGCGGGTCAGAGAGGTCCCCTGA
- a CDS encoding 4Fe-4S binding protein — MKESTRRLFRANGWRVDRAVHGYVYYRWIDYYIKTLMAIARRYIRVFPRGRFIFDFFFNRYHCKVLTPEQAAKLLTLDRDITVDPELSARVVPFPHAHRIILEQPQHIVAMDCACRIERSLCAGCGTCAQACPFAAVSLDGEGRAVVAFELCMGCGLCADRCEEGAPGLVQDKRKGIPLDIDELV, encoded by the coding sequence GTGAAGGAATCGACGCGGCGGCTGTTCCGCGCGAACGGCTGGAGGGTGGACCGGGCCGTCCACGGCTACGTCTACTACCGCTGGATCGACTACTACATCAAGACCCTCATGGCCATCGCCCGCAGGTACATCCGCGTCTTCCCCCGCGGGCGCTTCATCTTCGACTTCTTCTTCAACCGCTACCACTGCAAGGTGCTCACCCCGGAGCAGGCCGCCAAGCTCTTAACCCTGGACCGCGACATCACCGTGGACCCCGAGTTGAGCGCGCGCGTGGTTCCCTTTCCCCACGCCCACCGCATCATCCTGGAGCAGCCGCAGCACATCGTGGCCATGGACTGCGCCTGCCGCATCGAGCGCTCCCTCTGCGCCGGGTGCGGCACTTGCGCGCAGGCCTGTCCCTTCGCGGCCGTCTCCCTAGACGGGGAAGGCAGGGCGGTGGTGGCCTTCGAGCTGTGCATGGGGTGCGGCCTCTGCGCGGACCGCTGCGAGGAGGGAGCTCCCGGCTTGGTCCAGGACAAGCGCAAGGGCATCCCCCTGGACATAGACGAGCTGGTCTGA
- a CDS encoding 2-hydroxyacyl-CoA dehydratase, with product MEKGFVMREGENGFERAMGILEMIYKLPDNLSEEDVEAMKNFVFPELQHTVIGLLELPADRELELFFFRLLLGVFKEAQRAQEEGKKLVFIPFTFPPEIFYAFDNIFPLCTEIVGGLITNICYGQGERFWDFAMGLGLPDSLCSANTIGTMPLFMGPGIRPDAIVYNSAGSCNPNAKIHAFASDYLGIPQFVLEKPVDESARGRELYRGYMKRFIRELEEWSGSEMREERLREVLEKSYQAVRLYHEYWELKKARPCPVPNIFSMTLLVLRSQLWGRQEAVDVLQKMVDISKERLRKGEYTAGEELARIYITYIYWLFDFSGYFTWLEKQGISILGDILAIHFFPEMDFSTKESMLEGLADIAFDYPMTRQMGGESISLRWLDDVAWAAQDLGADACVFGGVHACKHTLGTAAFFRREMMKRLGLPTLMLTGDVFDKRHTPMEIFQEEVKTFVEQVVARKRAQARRKKAGPSGDAAAESG from the coding sequence ATGGAAAAGGGATTCGTCATGCGCGAGGGGGAGAACGGCTTCGAGCGCGCCATGGGCATCCTGGAGATGATCTACAAGCTCCCCGACAACCTGAGCGAGGAGGACGTGGAGGCCATGAAGAACTTCGTCTTCCCGGAGCTTCAGCACACCGTCATCGGGCTGCTGGAGCTTCCCGCCGACCGGGAGCTGGAGCTGTTCTTCTTCCGCCTCCTGCTGGGCGTGTTCAAGGAGGCGCAGCGGGCCCAGGAGGAAGGCAAGAAGCTGGTCTTCATCCCCTTCACCTTCCCCCCCGAGATCTTCTACGCCTTCGACAACATCTTCCCCCTGTGCACCGAGATCGTGGGCGGCCTGATCACCAACATCTGCTACGGCCAGGGGGAGCGCTTCTGGGACTTCGCCATGGGCCTGGGCCTGCCCGACTCCCTGTGCTCCGCCAACACCATCGGCACCATGCCCCTGTTCATGGGGCCGGGCATCAGGCCCGACGCCATCGTCTACAACTCCGCCGGCAGCTGCAACCCCAACGCCAAGATCCACGCCTTCGCCTCCGACTACCTGGGCATCCCCCAGTTCGTGCTGGAGAAGCCGGTGGACGAGTCGGCGCGGGGCCGCGAGCTATACCGCGGATACATGAAGAGGTTCATCCGGGAGCTGGAGGAATGGTCCGGCTCGGAGATGAGGGAGGAGCGTCTGCGCGAGGTCCTGGAGAAGTCCTACCAGGCGGTGAGGCTCTACCACGAATACTGGGAGCTCAAGAAGGCCAGGCCCTGCCCGGTCCCCAACATCTTCAGCATGACCCTGCTGGTGCTGCGCAGCCAGCTCTGGGGGCGCCAGGAGGCCGTGGACGTGCTGCAGAAGATGGTGGACATATCCAAGGAGAGGCTGCGCAAGGGCGAGTACACGGCGGGAGAGGAGCTGGCCCGGATATATATCACCTACATCTACTGGCTCTTCGACTTCTCCGGTTACTTCACCTGGCTGGAGAAGCAGGGCATCAGCATCCTTGGGGACATCCTGGCCATCCACTTCTTCCCGGAGATGGATTTTTCTACCAAGGAAAGCATGCTCGAAGGCCTGGCGGACATCGCCTTCGACTATCCCATGACCAGGCAGATGGGAGGGGAGTCCATCTCCCTCCGCTGGCTGGACGACGTCGCCTGGGCCGCCCAGGACCTGGGGGCGGATGCCTGCGTCTTCGGAGGCGTGCACGCCTGCAAACACACCCTGGGTACGGCGGCCTTCTTCCGGCGGGAGATGATGAAGAGACTGGGGCTGCCCACCCTCATGCTCACCGGGGACGTCTTCGACAAGCGGCACACTCCCATGGAGATCTTCCAGGAAGAGGTGAAGACCTTCGTGGAGCAGGTGGTGGCGAGAAAAAGGGCTCAGGCCAGGCGCAAGAAGGCCGGGCCGTCGGGGGATGCGGCGGCGGAGAGCGGCTGA